taaaccaGTTATGAGTATGCTGTACCCAGTCAAATACTACTTTATAGTCACCCCTTAACCGACAACACATTAGGGGATGCTATAAAACACAAATCTCAAAAGGTGAAGGGAATAAAGACGGTTTTTTAGGAGCCTTGAGAGAATACATTATCCCATAGTGTTTCTCCAACCTTTGATGGTTCACAGCATTTCTGTTGGTTCTGACTTGTCACAGGTGCACACTCAACAGCCAAGTCAAGAATACACActcccacacatgcacacacactcaaaacatgcacatactgtatgtagacATCTGAGGAAAGGGTTACAGTATACTTGAATACTTCAGTTAGACACTTAATTATAGCATTAACTGTTTGCTAAGGgggaaacaaatgaaaagtgaGAGGGGGGAAAAGTGGGATAGATGAAAGACAAAATATCAGCAGACCTGTCGGGGATTAGTCGCAGTGGATTTTGCCGGATTAAAGCTGATGAAATGTCCTGTGAGAAGGAATTATTGGGAATAATGGGATAACTGTTCCCTCACATGACAAGTCAGTTCCCtcatctccctttttttttcagtcaggcTGCCCCGGGGCAACGTGTTTATGGTAATGgtgaatggtaaatggacttgtacttgtatagcgcctttctagtcttccgaccactcaaagtgctttaacactacatgtaaTCCTCCCATTTGCACCAGTCcgtacactgatggcaggggctacgaTGGAAGGTTCCACCAATTATTAGGTCTAGTTAACCATTCACATCCATTAACAcgccgatggcaaagccttgaGGAgaaacttggggttaagtgtcttgcccaaggacacatcaacatggacaaACATGCCCCttatgtgcatgtttgtgtgcatgagtgCCTTCTGAGGCCCAGACACGCTCAGGAAGAGTTGATTAACAGAAAGATCCCAGCCGGTAACATAGCACTTTCTTTTCAGTCTTCGAACATGGTCTCAGGCCAATGACAGCATGGGTCAGCTGATCTAGTCCAGCAATAAGAACCCCATGGACTTTCCCTAATAAGTAAAACGGCAGGGGTCGTAGGTGTCAGGTGTGTGAGCATGTCCACATTTGCACCTTCGTTTCAGAAGAATTTGGCAGgcaaaacacagtaaaacacctGAAAGACATGTAcagtgtgtgagaatgtgtaaAATGAAGGGTTCATTTTGCCGGCTATTTTAGGTTGAGACATTAGACGAAAATGCTTATTGGTTCTAGTCATCCTTCATAGTTTTagacaacaacaactcaaacCATTTTAGTCCAGTGCACAGTGGTCTTCTGGCATTACAATGTGTACTGTGTTCCCTTTGTGAGAGCAGGACAGtgtcaaaaacatttcagctgAAAGAATCAAGATTTTCCACAAATAACTCCACCTCTTGATCTCTAAAACTACAACACAGCCATTACTGCTGTCAACTTTCCCTTCTCGCCTTTTCACCtatttcatttctctctgtctctgtcattcTTTCTCTGTACGTCTAGCTATTCAAGGACATTCTGATTCATTCATCTGGAGAAACTggattttgatttgttttgacaCAAAGGCTGAGTGGTTTTTGTTAATGAAATGGAAGGGACTGCAGATAATAAAACAGGTGTGGATATGCTCCTGACTTTAAGAATAAAACCCTTAATTCAACAGAGCAACAGAGAGTGAAAAGCCAAACATTGGCAAAACAAATCCCTTTTCAAAAAGGTCCCAGGCAATGACAGAAAATCAGATGTTAAATTGTGTTATTGGACCACTAAGAGTAGATGTATGAGGTGGGAGACAGTGTGGTGACTGTGTGTGATGGGACTGTGAGGTAAAGAGTGttaatcaaacacacagacatgcacacacacacacacacacacacacacacacacacacacacacacacacacacacacacacacacacacacacacacacacaattgctcTCCCACACAATtgctctcccacacacactccttgAAGGTCCCCAGTGACATGCTCCccttaaattaaaacataacagaGTAAAGTAATACTCTATATATGAAGCAGGTTAATATCACTACGTTTGTCTCCATGGTAGCTAGGTTGAGAGACAGCCACTCTAGGATTGGAGAAGGCAGGTAGGACTGTTGTCAAGGAGAGGTTGAATATAATACTACCGTCGTGGTAAGAAGACAAGTGTGAGACTACCATACTAGTTGGGTAATAGGGTGATAGCCATGCGTAGACTGTAGTGAACCAGTCGTCATGGTAACAATGATGAGCGCCCAATGAGATGAGGGTTGAGGGCTGGGGATCTGGCAGTGAGATGTGTCCATGATCACACGGGGGCTTTCACTGCAGACGTCGCGGCACCTCACGTTCTCTTCCTGGCCACCTCCGCGTCCTGGCACTCGACGGCCGACAGCGCTATCAGCATCTGGGCGGCGTAGTAGGTGGCCATGATGATGGCGCGCGAATGGGGCACGGGGAAGCAGAACTTGTTGACGGCGATGGTGAGGTCGGAGACCATGAAGAGCATGGAGCCcaggcaggcagacagcttggtCCAGGTCCACAGGTCGTTGGCCAGCTGCAGGCCCGCCATGgctctccaggccatgaagccgATCAGAGCGATGTAGACGGCCACCAGGTAGGTAAAGGGGCCGGACAGGTAGGGGTATAGCAGCATGTAGCTCAGAGAAGAGACGGCAGTGATCACCAGGCCAGCGGACACGTTAATGGGCTTCATCCCGAAGGCAGATGAGTAGAGGATGTGGGTGATGGCAAACATCAGAAGGCCTGCAGGACATTAAACgtgtaaatatgatttatatctaaaaacaatattacaaaGCAGCATCCTCTATATATGCAATGCAAAATTAAGTTTATATTGGTGATGATCCTTTCTGAGAACTGTGAGCACTGTGACATTGCTTCATCTCACAACTAATGGGGGTCAAAATAAGCCAACCATTTTGTCAGATTAGCGGCCTCTTTATTTAGAGATGAAACCAGAAAgtatgaaaaggaaaaactaagTACAGTCGATCGAAGTAGAACAACGAGTGTTTTCAACGGATCTGCGGTTCGTCTTCATTTAGTCTTCGAAGTCGATTTATCTAAGGCGGGGGATTGTTTAAAACCCTGTATGATTATCTGAACGCACATGTCTTTTGCCCCGTTGAACACATTTCAGCAATGTCACTGTGACTTCCCAGATACAATTGTCCTATTACCAACAGCAATGATGTTCACAGCTACAGAAATTGAAATGTTTCTCCTCACCGTGGACGAAGTAGCCCTGCTCCTGCCAGATGAGAAAGGCATCGCCCAGAGCAGAAAAGATGAGGCCAGCCAAGATCTTGCGGGCGCTGGAGTGAGCACCTAGAAAGCTGAACCCATGAGCCAGTAAGAACATCCAG
This is a stretch of genomic DNA from Anoplopoma fimbria isolate UVic2021 breed Golden Eagle Sablefish chromosome 19, Afim_UVic_2022, whole genome shotgun sequence. It encodes these proteins:
- the tmem86a gene encoding lysoplasmalogenase-like protein TMEM86A, producing the protein MVSPVTVVKSEGPKLVPFFKATCVYFVLWLPTSSPSWFSALIKCLPIFCLWMFLLAHGFSFLGAHSSARKILAGLIFSALGDAFLIWQEQGYFVHGLLMFAITHILYSSAFGMKPINVSAGLVITAVSSLSYMLLYPYLSGPFTYLVAVYIALIGFMAWRAMAGLQLANDLWTWTKLSACLGSMLFMVSDLTIAVNKFCFPVPHSRAIIMATYYAAQMLIALSAVECQDAEVARKRT